The Ectothiorhodospiraceae bacterium 2226 region GGGCCACCGTCTGCAGGCCGTCCGGCATCCAGGCGGTCAGGGTCACCATGAACTCTATCATTCAGCTATTCTCGCCAAGCGTCTGTCTGTGCCGATTGTTGTTCTGCAAGCGCCGCGCAGCGCCGTCATGCTCCGGGGCTGACCTCCACATCCAGTACCCCGATGTAGCCGGCGCCCTGCGGAAGCGTCGGCACCCACACGCAGTCGTCGGGCACGCGCGCGTCGATCACCAGCGGCAAGGTCACGCTGTAATCGCCGCCGCGCAGCACCACCGAGCCCGCACCGGAGACGTGCGCCTTGGCGGCCGTCGCTTCGTTCACGAGCGCGCGCACACTCTGGGCATCTTCGGTTTGCTGCAGTGCCCCGGCACGACGCACAAGCGGATCGACGGCATAGATGGATGCCTCCGCCATCAGCGACGCACCCGCCGAACTCGATGCCGCGGGCTCCACCCACTGCCAAGCCGGCGTCTCCAACTGCGTGGGAACCTGAGCCCGCAATTCGTCGCGCACCTCTTCCGAACTCAGATACTCAAAGCCAGGGAGGTTGAGCAGGTTGCCCAACACGCGCAGCACTTTCCAGGCGGGACGTGCGTCGCCGAGCGGCGCCCCCGCGCCACCGAAACTCTGCCAGCGGCCTTCGGCGTTGACGAAGGTACCCGAGGTCTCGGCGAAGGCACCGATAGGCAGCAGCACGTCGGCGTAACTGCGCATGGTATCCGTGACGTACGCGCTGAGCGCGACTACGAACTCGGCCGCCAGCAAGGTCTCCAGCGTGCGCCGCGGGGCCGCGCAGTCGTACTCTGGCTCGATGCCCATCAGCACGTACCCCTTGAGACCGTCGGCGACCATCGCCGCGGTGTCCCGGCCCGCCTTGGGCGCGGCGGCGCCGCCGGCCACGCGATGCGGAACCGCGCCGGCTAGCCAGGCACCCGCCGCATTGCCGCCTTCGGTCAACTGGCCGAAGGTCGCCCCACTCATGCGCGCCACCGCGTCGGCAAGCATGCGCAGTTCCGCGTACCGCGGATGGGCGTGGGCCACATTGCCCAGCAGCACCACGGCCTTGGCGCCCTCGCTGAGTTGCTCGGCGACCGCGCGCTGCGCGGCGTCGGCCTGCACGCCGTCCAGGTGCTTGGCCAGACCCTCGGGGGCCGCACGACCGGCATCGAGCAGCGCCTTGGCCACGCCCGCCAAAGCGTCGACCATCTGATGCGGATGGACGACCAACTTATGGGCCAACGGAAAGCGGAAGTCATAGTCGACCGGGTTGAGCACGCTGATCCGCGCGCCTTGATTGACCGCGGCCTTGCGCAGGCGATGCGCGGCAATGGGCTGGTCCTTGCGGATGTTCGAGCCCACCAGCAGCACCGTGTCGGCGCTCTCGAGGTCCTCGATGCTCACACCCAAACCGGGGTAAGCCGGCATCTGCCCCTGCGCACGGAAGTCGCTCTGACGCAGACGATGGTCGATGTTATGGCTGCCCAGCGCACGCATGACGCGCTGGAGCAGGTACATCTCTTCAGTGGTGGCGCAAGGCGACATCAAGGCACCGAGCTGATCGGCCCCGTGCTCCTTGCGCACCCCCTCGAGCCCTTCCACCACGCGCTTGAGCGCGGTCTCCCAGTCCGTCTCCTGCCACTGGCCTGCCACCCTGACCATCGGCGTCTGCAAACGGTCTTCGGCGTACAGGCCGAGGTAGCTGAACCGGTCGCGATCGGAGATCCAGGTCTCATTGATGGACTCGTTCTCGCGCGGCAGCACGCGCATAACGCGCTGACCGCGGGTCTCGATGTGCAGATTCGAGCCAATGCAGTCGTGCGGCGCCACGCCGTCGTGACGGACCAACTCCCACGCGCGGGCCGAATACCGGAACGGTTTGGAGGTCAGTGCGCCGACCGGGCACAGGTCGATGACGTTACCGGACAGCTCCGAGGTGACACTCTTCTCAATGTAGGTGCCGATCTCCATGTGCTCGCCGCGCCCCGTGGCGCCGAGCTCCATGACGCCGGCGATCTCCTGCCCGAAGCGCACGCAGCGCGTGCAATGAATGCAGCGCGTCATGTCGGTGGAGATCAGCGGCCCGATGTTCTTGTCTTTGACGACGCGCTTCTTCTCTTGATAGCGCGAGATGTCCTCGCCGAAGCCCATGGCGATGTCCTGCAGATCGCACTCGCCGCCCTGATCGCAGATCGGGCAGTCCAAGGGATGGTTGATCAGCAGGAACTCCATCACGCCGCGCTGGGCATCGAGCGCCTTGGGCGAGCGCGTAAAGATGCGCATGCCTTCGGTCACCGGCGTGGCACACGCCGGCAGCGGCTTGGCCGCCTTCTCGACTTCGACCAGGCACATACGACAGTTCGCCGCCACGGACAGCTTCTTGTGGTAACAGAAGCGCGGGATGACGATACCGGCTTCGTCCGCCGCCTCGATGACCATTGCGCCATCGCGGGCTTGAATCGTTACGCCATTGATCTCGATGTTTACCATCGTGCGGTCCGTAGTTTGCTGAACTTCAAGGTGCGAGGGCTCACGCGCCTGCGCCGACCATGCACCGCTTGTGCTCGATGTGATACTCGAACTCGTCGCGGAAATGCTTGATGAAGCTGCGTACCGGCATCGCGGCCGCGTCGCCCAGGGCGCAGATCGTGCGCCCTTCGATCTTGCGCGCGACGTCGTCGAGCAGCTCGAGGTCGTTGGGCTGGCCGCGACCATGCTCGATGCGGTGGATCATGCGCGAAAGCCAGCCGGTGCCTTCCCGGCACGGCGTGCACTGCCCGCACGATTCCTCGTAATAGAAGTGCGAAATGCGCTGCAGCACCTGCACCATACAGGTGGTGTCGTCCATCACGATCACCGAGCCGGCGCCCAACATGGAGCCGGCCTTGGCGATGCCGTCATAATCCATGGTCACGTCCATCATGACGTCGCCGGGCAGCACCGGCACGGAGGAACCACCCGGGATCACCGCCTTCAGTTTGCGCCCGCCGCGCACGCCGCCCGCCATCTCCAGCAACTCCGCGAACGGCGTGCCCATCGGCACCTCGTAGTTGCCGGGCCGCTCGACGTGGCCGCTCATGCAAAAGATTTTGCTGCCGCCGTTGTTGGGCTTGCCGATGTCCAGGAACCACTGGCCACCCTTGCGGATGATCTCCGGAACGGAGGCCAGCGTCTCGGTGTTGTTGATGGTCGTCGAGCGCCCATACAGACCGTAGCTCGCCGGGAACGGCGGCTTGAAGCGCGGCTGACCCTTCTTGCCCTCGAGCGATTCGAGCAGCGCGGTTTCTTCGCCGCAGATATAGGCGCCGGCCCCCAGGTGCGTATACAGGTCGAAATCGACCCCGGAGCCCAGCACGTTCTTGCCGATCAGGCCGGCCGCGTAAGCCTCGGCGAGCGCGGCTTCGAAGCGCTCAAAGGGCTCCCAGAACTCGCCGCGGATGTAGTTGTACCCCACGGAGGCGCCGATGGTGTAACCGGCGATCGCCATGCCCTCGATCAGCGCATGGGGGTTATAACGCAGGATGTCGCGGTCCTTGCAGGTACCCGGCTCGCCCTCATCCGAATTGCAGACGATGTACTTCTGCCCCGGCGCATTGCGCGGCATGAAGCTCCACTTGAGGCCGGTCGGAAAGCCCGCGCCACCGCGCCCGCGCAGTGCCGAGGTCTTGAGCTCCGCGATAATGGTCTCGGGCGGCGTCTTCTCGGCGAGGATCTTACGCCACGCCTCATAGCCCCCATGACGCTGGTAGGTTCCCAGCGTCCACGGCTCGGGCTCGTGCAGGGTTCGGAAGCAGACTTCGTTCGCCATCGGTCCTCCGCTGGAGCGAGTCGCGCGCCGCGCGACTCAGTCCAGGTTGTCGAGAATCTCGTCGATCTTGGCCGGGGTCAGCTGGCCATAGTACGTGCGGCCGATCTGGAACATCGGTGCATCGACGCACGCGCCCAGGCACTCCACCTCTTTAATGGTGTAGCGACCATCGGCGGTGGTCTCGCCGAGGCCGATACCGAGGCGCTGCTTGAGGTGCGCGAGCACGTCGTTCGAGCCGCACAACATACAGGAGACGTTGGTGCATACGCAGATCTTGTGCTTACCGACCGGCTTCAACTCGTACATGGAATAGAACGTCGCGACTTCGTACACGGCGATGGGCTCCATCTCCAGGTACTCGGCCACCGCGTCCATCAGTTCGGTGGTGAGCCAACCGCCGTTCTGGTCCTGCACGATGCGTAGCGCCGGCATCACCGCCGAGCGCTTCTCCTCGGGCGGATACTTCGCGACCCAATGGTCGATTTCGGCGCGGGAGGCGGCGTTGATCAGGTCCACGCGGCTCTCGTGAGCGGACTTGGGCTGGCTCATCAGCGGTCGATCTCCCCGAATACGATGTCCTGCGTGCCGATGATCGCCACCACATCGGCGAGCATGTGCCCGCGGGCCATCTCGTCCAAGGCCGACAGATGGGCAAAGCCGGGCGCACGCACCTTGACCCGATAGGGCTTGTTGGCCCCGTCGGAAATCAGGTACACGCCGAACTCGCCCTTGGGGTGCTCGACGGCGGCGTAGGCCTCGCCTTCCGGCACGGTGTAGCCCTCGGTGAAGAGCTTGAAGTGATGAATGAGAGCTTCCATGTCGTCCTTCATCTCTTCGCGGCGCGGCGGGGCGAGCTTGTAATCCTGCAGCATCACCGGACCGGGATTGGCGCGCAGCCACCGCACACACTGCTTGATAATGCGATTCGCCTGGCGCATCTCTTCCACACGCACCAGGTAACGGTCGTAACTGTCCCCGTTCACGCCCACCGGAATGTCGAACTCGAGCTGGTCGTATACCTCGTAGGGCTGCTTCCTACGCAGGTCCCACTCTATCCCCGAACCGCGCAACATGGGGCCGCTGAAGCCGAGCTGCAGCGCGCGCTCGGGCGACACCACACCAATACCGACCGTGCGCTGCTTCCAGATCCGGTTGTCGGTTAGCAGCGTTTCGTATTCATCCACGTAGCCATCGAAGCGCTGCGTGAAGTCGTCGATGAAGTCGAGCAGCGAGCCCTGACGATTCTCGTTCAGGCGCGCGACCTCTTCCTTGCTGTGCCACTTGGAGGGCTGGTACTGCGGCATGGTCTCCGGCAGATCGCGGTACACGCCGCCCGGCCGGTAATAGGTCGCATGCATACGCGTCCCGGACACGGCCTCATAGCAGTCCATCAGATCTTCGCGCTCGCGGAACGCATACAGGAAGATCGTCATGGCGCCGATATCCAGGCCATGCGCGCCTAGCCACATCAGGTGATTCAGGATGCGGGTGATCTCGTCGAACATCACGCGGATGTACTGCGCGCGCGGCGGCGGCGTGATCCCGAGCAGTTTCTCGATGGCCAGCACATAGCCGTGCTCGTTGCACATCATGGACACGTAGTCGAGCCGGTCCATGTAGCCTATGCTTTGATTGAAAGGCTTTGTCTCGGCCAGTTTTTCGGTCGCGCGATGCAACAGGCCGATATGTGGGTCGGCACGCTGCACCACCTCCCCATCCATCTCCAGCACCAGGCGCAGCACGCCATGCGCGGCGGGATGCTGCGGCCCGAAGTTCATCGTGTAATTGCGAATCTCGGGCATTGTCAGTTCCCCTTCGCCTGCTCGGGCTCGAGATAGCGATGGTCGCGGCGGATGACGCGCGGGACCAACACGCGCGGCTCGATCGATACCGGCTGATAGACCACGCGCTGGCGTTCCGGGTCGTAACGCATTTCGACGTGACCGATAAGCGGAAAGTCCTTGCGAAACGGGTGACCCACGAACCCGTAATCGGTCAAAATGCGGCGCAGATCCGGGTGTCCTTCGAACACGATGCCGTACAGATCGAAGGCCTCGCGCTCGTACCAGTTGGCGGAGTTCCAGATATCCACCACCGACGGCAGGATGGCCGGATCGCCTTCTGCAAAACACCGCACGCGCAGGCGCTGGTTATGCGTCACCGACAGCAGGTGGTAGACGGCGGCGAAGCGCTCGCCCTGCCAGGCACCCATGCCGTACTCGCTGTAGTCGACCCCGCACAGGTCCATCAGCTGCGCGAAGCCGAACGCCTCTTCATCACGCAGCGCGCGACACACATCCAAGAGATGTTCGCGGCGCACCACGGCCGTGACCTCGTCGCCCGCCACATCGCAGGAAATCAGCGCATCGCCGAAGCGCGCCGCGATCTCATCTGCCAGTTTGCGATAGAACTCCGACATGCTCTCGCCTCTCAACGCGCGATGGTGTTGGTGCGCCGAATCTTGTTCTGCAGCTGCAGAATGCCGTAGAGCAGGGCTTCGGCAGTGGGCGGGCACCCCGGCACGTAGATGTCCACCGGGACGATGCGGTCGCAGCCGCGCACCACCGCATAGGAATAGTGGTAATAGCCGCCGCCGTTGGCGCACGAACCCATGGAGATCACCCAGCGCGGTTCGGCCATCTGGTCGTAGACCTTGCGCAGCGCGGGCGCCATCTTGTTCACCAGCGTGCCGGCCACGATCATCACGTCCGATTGGCGCGGACTGGGGCGGAAGACGATGCCGAAGCGGTCGAGGTCGTAGCGCGAGGCACCGGCCTGCATCATCTCGACGGCGCAGCAGGCCAAGCCGAAGGTCATGGGCCACAGGGAGCCGGTGCGGGCCCAGTTGATGAGCTTGTCGGCCGTGGTGGTGACCACGCCCTTCTCAAGTACGCCTTCTATTCCCATTCGAGGGCTCCCTTCTTCCACTCGTAGATGAAGCCGATCACGAGGATACCCAAGAACACCGCCATGGCGGCGAAGCCGATGACCCCGATGTTGTCGAGCGACACCGCCCAGGGAAAGAGAAATGCGATCTCGAGGTCGAAGATGATGAATAGGATCGCGACGAGGTAATAACGCACATCGAACTTCATGCGCGAATCCTCAAACGCCTCGAAGCCGCACTCGTACGGCGACAGCTTCTCGGTATCCGGGCGTTGCGGGGCCAAAACCCACCCGAGGCCGATCGCGACGGCCCCGAAGACCAGGCCCACCACGATAAAGATTAGTATCGGCAAATAGCTCTCAAGCATCAGTTGCTCCGCCCCCGGGCTTAATCAACTTTCCCAGCTTTTTCAACGCGTTATGTGCGCTGGCCAACTGAAAGATGAGTGAGTCTAGGTCACTCGGCGACGCCGTGTCAAGCGCGTCTGACAGCGAGTTCTATTTATCTATCAGCCACTTAGATTAATGAGCGTGGGCTCCGCCGAGGCGGAGCCGTGCTCCAGATAATGGTGCCGAAGGCCGGACTCGAACCGGCACGGCTTGCGCCACCGCCCCCTCAAGACGGCGTGTCTACCAGTTCCACCACTTCGGCATAGACTGCTACTGCTCCTATCGAGAGTCTTCGGCCGGGGCACGGGGTGCCGTGGGCACATCGGACGCCGGACGCTCAGGAGCCGCGGGAACCGACCGCGTGGGCAGGTCGGTCACGCTGCGGGTTTCAGCCCGTTGGCCCGAGAGATAGGCCAGCGACAGGCTGGTGATAAAGAACACGACCGCCAACATGGCCGTGGAACGACTCAAAAACGACGCTGAACCGCGGCTGCCGAAGACCGTGGACGACGCACCGCTGCCGAAGGCAGCACCCGCGTCCGCGCCCTTTCCGTGCTGCAGCAGAACCAGCACCACAAGGCTGGCGGCCACGATCACATGCAGAATCAAGAGAACCGTTTGCATCAAGCGCCCTAACCTGCCGCACGGCAGATGGTCATGAATTCGTCCGCCTTGAGGGAGGCGCCACCCACCAAACCGCCGTCGATGTCCGGCTGACGCAGCAGATCGGCGGCATTATCGCCCTTCATGCTGCCGCCGTACAGGATTCGCAAGCGCTGCGCGATGTCGGCGTCGTGCCCCGCGATCCGGCCGCGAATGAAGGCATGCACCTCCTGCGCCTGCTCGGGCGTGGCGGTACGGCCGGTACCGATGGCCCACACCGGCTCGTAAGCCACCACGGCGCCGTCCAGCGCATTGACGCCCTGCGCAGCGATTACGGCATCCAACTGGCGCGCCACCACTTGCTCGGTCACGCCTTGCTCACGCTCGTCCAGCGTCTCGCCCACGCACAGGATGGGCGTCACGCCGGCCGCACGCGCCACAGCGAACTTGCGCGCAACCAGCTCATCGCTTTCGCCATAGAGGGCGCGACGCTCCGAGTGGCCGACGATCACGTACGTGCAGCCGAAATCCTTGAGCATCTCGACCGAGATTTCGCCCGTGTAGGCGCCGCTCTGCTCGGTGCTGAGATTCTGCGCTCCCCAGCGCACCCGCTGCTCGCCCTGGAGCACCGTTTCGACCTGGCCCAGGTAGACGAACGGCGGACAGACCGCCACTTCGGCTACCTTGACCTCGTCGAGGCCGGCCTTGATGCCGTCCAGGAGCGTCCGGACGCTCGCCTTGGAACCGTTCATTTTCCAGTTCCCGGCCACTAGCGGCTGACGCATCACAACTCCTTCCGAATCAGAAAAGTGAAGGCCGCAACTCGTCCTGTCCGTTGCGGCCGTCTCTACGCGTGCTGGACCTGCGTCCCGCCCGGCGAGTCGCGGCGGCGGGGCCTCCTCCTTTGAGTACGCGGCAGCGCGTCCTGTTGGCGGCTCCATGCGCCGAGCGCGAGCCTGCCGAGAGAGCGGGCAAGCTTACCGCCGCGTGCCCCATAAATCAACGCGGTTCACAGCGGAAAACGCTATGCCTTCGCGTGACAAGCACTTAGCTCAAAGGGACGACTCAAGCGTGCGCCGCGGCAGCCTCACGCACCACCGCCGCCAGCTGCTGCGCCGCGGCCTCGACCTGCGGACCGTCCTCGCCCTCCACCATGACGCGGATGAGGGCCTCGGTGCCCGAGGCGCGCAGCAGCACCCGTCCACGCCCCCCGAGTTGTGCCTCGGTTTCGGTCACCGCGGCGCTCACGCGCGGATCCTCACCCGGTTCGAAACGGCGCACGACGGGGACATTGAGCAACACCTGGGGGCATTTGTTCATGCCCGCCTTGAGGGCATGTAAGCTGACGCCGGTGCGCACCACCGCCGCCAGGACCTGCAGCGCCGACACAATGCCGTCCCCGGTGGATGCGCGATCGAGACACAGGATGTGGCCCGAGGACTCGCCGCCCAACACCCAGCCGTCCTGCTGGAGCCGTTCGAGGACATGGCGGTCGCCCACAGGCGCCCGGGCGAATGGGATGCCCATTGCGTCCAACGCATGCTCCAGCCCGAGATTGCTCATCACGGTACCGACTACGCCACCGCTCAGGCGGTCGGTCTGGTGCCGGTCGCGCGCGATAATGAACAGCAACTCGTCGCCGTCCACCAACTCGCCCTTGTGGTCTACCATGATCACCCGATCGCCGTCGCCGTCGAGCGCGATGCCGAGATCGGCCCCGTGGGCGAGCACCGCCGCCTGCAGAGCCTGGGGCGCGGTGGAGCCGCAGCCGTCGTTGATATTCAGGCCGTTGGGCTCCACGCCGAGCGGAATCACGCGCGCGCCGCGCTCGGCGAACACGCTCGGCGCGACGTGATAACTGGCGCCGTTCGCGCAGTCGACCACGATCGTCATACCGCTGAAATCGAGGTCCCGCGGCAGGGTGTTCTTGCAAAATTCGATGTAGCGGCCGGGCGCGTCCGGGACGCGGGAGGCCTTGCCGAGTGCGGCCGAGTCGACCGTCGTGAGCGGTGCATCCAGGGCCGCCTCGATCGCCAATTCGGATTCGTCCGACAGCTTCTCCCCGGCTGCCGAAAAGAACTTGATGCCGTTGTCCGAGTACGGATTGTGCGAAGCGCTGATCACGATGCCGCCGCGGGCGCCCAGCGTGCGGGTGAGATAAGCGATGGCGGGCGTCGGCATCGGGCCGAGCAGACGGATGTCCACCCCGGCGGCGGACAGCCCCGCCTCCAGGGCCGATTCGAACATATAGCCCGAGATGCGCGTGTCCTTGCCGATGAGCACGCTGCCGCCGCCCTTCGGGCTCAGCACACGACCGGCCGCCCAACCCAGCTTCAACACGAACTCGGGCGTCACCGGGGGCTCGCCCACCCGTCCGCGGATGCCGTCGGTACCAAAGAATCTCTTGTTCATGTTCCCCCAAGACTCCGTCCCGCTATACCTGCGGGTCTGTTATCGCTCGATCTGCGCCACCGCCGCGGCGACGCGCACGGCATCCCAGGTCGCCGCAACATCGTGCGTGCGCACGATGCGCGCGCCAAAATAAACGGCCAATGCCGCGGCCGCGGTACCCGCATGTAAGCGCGCATCCACCGGCGCATCGCCGAGCAACTGCCCGAGCATGGACTTACGCGACATGCCCACCAGCACGGGCAGGCCGTCCGCCAGCAGCGCCGGCAAACCGCGCAGCAGCGCGAGGTTGTGCGACAGCCGCTTGCCGAAGCCGAAGCCCGGATCGAGGATCAGGCGTTCGCGGGCGATGCCCGCCTCTTCGCAAGCCCGCACGCGCTCCCGCAGGAAGGCGCGCACCTCGCCCACGACATCAGCATAGCGGGGCGCCTGCTGCATGGTGCGCGGCTGCCCCTGCATGTGCATCAGGCAGACCGGGACCTGCAGTTCGGCGGCCGTTTCCAGCGCGCCATCCGCCCCCAGCGCACGTACGTCGTTGATCAACCCCGCGCCGGCCGCCACGGCTGCGCGCATCACCGCGGGTTTGCTGGTGTCCACCGAGATCACCGCGGGCAGGCCTTCACGCCGCAGCGCATCGATCACCGGCACGACCCGGGCGAGCTCCTCCTCCACCGAGACGGCGGCAGCACCGGGGCGGGTCGACTCGCCGCCGACGTCGAGCAGCGTGGCCCCGGCCGCCACCATGGCATGGGCGTGCTCGACGGCACGGCGAAGGTTGCTCGAGGCATAAAAAACACCCCCGTCCGAGAACGAATCGGGGGTGATATTGAGTATCCCCATGACCTGGGGACGGGTTAGGTCCAGGGCCCGGCCCGCAAACTCCACAGCGTGGGGCGCTTAGTGCTGCCCGGCCGGACCGCCGATGCGACCGGTATCCTTGTCGCCCGACTCGGAACCGAGATCGGTATCCACCCGATCGCCGCCCGGGGTTTGGTCGGTCCAGTCGCGCGGCGGGCGCGGCGGGCGGCCGCCCATGATGTCGTCGATCTGCTCGCGGTCGATGGTCTCGTACTTCACCAGGGCCTCGGCCATCAGGTGCAACTTGTCCATATTGTCGACCAGGATCTGCTTCGCCCGCTCGTAGTTGCGCTCCACGATGGTGCGCACCTCGCCGTCGATGAGCTGCGCCGTTTCGGGCGAGACGTTCTTGTGCTGGCCCACCGAGTGGCCCAGGAACACCTCGCCCTGCTCCTCCTCGAAGGTCATCGGCCCGAGGGTGTCGGACAGGCCCCAACGGGTGACCATGTTGCGCGCCAGTTCGGTGGTGCGCTGAATATCATTGGAGGCGCCGGTGGTGACGTGCTCCTTGCCGTAGATGAGCTCCTCGGCCAACCGTCCGCCGAACAGGGAGCTGATCTGGCTCTCCAGCCGCTCCT contains the following coding sequences:
- a CDS encoding NADH-quinone oxidoreductase subunit G; protein product: MVNIEINGVTIQARDGAMVIEAADEAGIVIPRFCYHKKLSVAANCRMCLVEVEKAAKPLPACATPVTEGMRIFTRSPKALDAQRGVMEFLLINHPLDCPICDQGGECDLQDIAMGFGEDISRYQEKKRVVKDKNIGPLISTDMTRCIHCTRCVRFGQEIAGVMELGATGRGEHMEIGTYIEKSVTSELSGNVIDLCPVGALTSKPFRYSARAWELVRHDGVAPHDCIGSNLHIETRGQRVMRVLPRENESINETWISDRDRFSYLGLYAEDRLQTPMVRVAGQWQETDWETALKRVVEGLEGVRKEHGADQLGALMSPCATTEEMYLLQRVMRALGSHNIDHRLRQSDFRAQGQMPAYPGLGVSIEDLESADTVLLVGSNIRKDQPIAAHRLRKAAVNQGARISVLNPVDYDFRFPLAHKLVVHPHQMVDALAGVAKALLDAGRAAPEGLAKHLDGVQADAAQRAVAEQLSEGAKAVVLLGNVAHAHPRYAELRMLADAVARMSGATFGQLTEGGNAAGAWLAGAVPHRVAGGAAAPKAGRDTAAMVADGLKGYVLMGIEPEYDCAAPRRTLETLLAAEFVVALSAYVTDTMRSYADVLLPIGAFAETSGTFVNAEGRWQSFGGAGAPLGDARPAWKVLRVLGNLLNLPGFEYLSSEEVRDELRAQVPTQLETPAWQWVEPAASSSAGASLMAEASIYAVDPLVRRAGALQQTEDAQSVRALVNEATAAKAHVSGAGSVVLRGGDYSVTLPLVIDARVPDDCVWVPTLPQGAGYIGVLDVEVSPGA
- the nuoF gene encoding NADH-quinone oxidoreductase subunit NuoF; the encoded protein is MANEVCFRTLHEPEPWTLGTYQRHGGYEAWRKILAEKTPPETIIAELKTSALRGRGGAGFPTGLKWSFMPRNAPGQKYIVCNSDEGEPGTCKDRDILRYNPHALIEGMAIAGYTIGASVGYNYIRGEFWEPFERFEAALAEAYAAGLIGKNVLGSGVDFDLYTHLGAGAYICGEETALLESLEGKKGQPRFKPPFPASYGLYGRSTTINNTETLASVPEIIRKGGQWFLDIGKPNNGGSKIFCMSGHVERPGNYEVPMGTPFAELLEMAGGVRGGRKLKAVIPGGSSVPVLPGDVMMDVTMDYDGIAKAGSMLGAGSVIVMDDTTCMVQVLQRISHFYYEESCGQCTPCREGTGWLSRMIHRIEHGRGQPNDLELLDDVARKIEGRTICALGDAAAMPVRSFIKHFRDEFEYHIEHKRCMVGAGA
- the nuoE gene encoding NADH-quinone oxidoreductase subunit NuoE is translated as MSQPKSAHESRVDLINAASRAEIDHWVAKYPPEEKRSAVMPALRIVQDQNGGWLTTELMDAVAEYLEMEPIAVYEVATFYSMYELKPVGKHKICVCTNVSCMLCGSNDVLAHLKQRLGIGLGETTADGRYTIKEVECLGACVDAPMFQIGRTYYGQLTPAKIDEILDNLD
- a CDS encoding NADH-quinone oxidoreductase subunit D; translation: MPEIRNYTMNFGPQHPAAHGVLRLVLEMDGEVVQRADPHIGLLHRATEKLAETKPFNQSIGYMDRLDYVSMMCNEHGYVLAIEKLLGITPPPRAQYIRVMFDEITRILNHLMWLGAHGLDIGAMTIFLYAFREREDLMDCYEAVSGTRMHATYYRPGGVYRDLPETMPQYQPSKWHSKEEVARLNENRQGSLLDFIDDFTQRFDGYVDEYETLLTDNRIWKQRTVGIGVVSPERALQLGFSGPMLRGSGIEWDLRRKQPYEVYDQLEFDIPVGVNGDSYDRYLVRVEEMRQANRIIKQCVRWLRANPGPVMLQDYKLAPPRREEMKDDMEALIHHFKLFTEGYTVPEGEAYAAVEHPKGEFGVYLISDGANKPYRVKVRAPGFAHLSALDEMARGHMLADVVAIIGTQDIVFGEIDR
- a CDS encoding NADH-quinone oxidoreductase subunit C; translated protein: MSEFYRKLADEIAARFGDALISCDVAGDEVTAVVRREHLLDVCRALRDEEAFGFAQLMDLCGVDYSEYGMGAWQGERFAAVYHLLSVTHNQRLRVRCFAEGDPAILPSVVDIWNSANWYEREAFDLYGIVFEGHPDLRRILTDYGFVGHPFRKDFPLIGHVEMRYDPERQRVVYQPVSIEPRVLVPRVIRRDHRYLEPEQAKGN
- a CDS encoding NADH-quinone oxidoreductase subunit B; this translates as MGIEGVLEKGVVTTTADKLINWARTGSLWPMTFGLACCAVEMMQAGASRYDLDRFGIVFRPSPRQSDVMIVAGTLVNKMAPALRKVYDQMAEPRWVISMGSCANGGGYYHYSYAVVRGCDRIVPVDIYVPGCPPTAEALLYGILQLQNKIRRTNTIAR
- a CDS encoding NADH-quinone oxidoreductase subunit A, translating into MLESYLPILIFIVVGLVFGAVAIGLGWVLAPQRPDTEKLSPYECGFEAFEDSRMKFDVRYYLVAILFIIFDLEIAFLFPWAVSLDNIGVIGFAAMAVFLGILVIGFIYEWKKGALEWE
- the secG gene encoding preprotein translocase subunit SecG, with product MMQTVLLILHVIVAASLVVLVLLQHGKGADAGAAFGSGASSTVFGSRGSASFLSRSTAMLAVVFFITSLSLAYLSGQRAETRSVTDLPTRSVPAAPERPASDVPTAPRAPAEDSR
- a CDS encoding triose-phosphate isomerase, with amino-acid sequence MRQPLVAGNWKMNGSKASVRTLLDGIKAGLDEVKVAEVAVCPPFVYLGQVETVLQGEQRVRWGAQNLSTEQSGAYTGEISVEMLKDFGCTYVIVGHSERRALYGESDELVARKFAVARAAGVTPILCVGETLDEREQGVTEQVVARQLDAVIAAQGVNALDGAVVAYEPVWAIGTGRTATPEQAQEVHAFIRGRIAGHDADIAQRLRILYGGSMKGDNAADLLRQPDIDGGLVGGASLKADEFMTICRAAG
- the glmM gene encoding phosphoglucosamine mutase; the protein is MNKRFFGTDGIRGRVGEPPVTPEFVLKLGWAAGRVLSPKGGGSVLIGKDTRISGYMFESALEAGLSAAGVDIRLLGPMPTPAIAYLTRTLGARGGIVISASHNPYSDNGIKFFSAAGEKLSDESELAIEAALDAPLTTVDSAALGKASRVPDAPGRYIEFCKNTLPRDLDFSGMTIVVDCANGASYHVAPSVFAERGARVIPLGVEPNGLNINDGCGSTAPQALQAAVLAHGADLGIALDGDGDRVIMVDHKGELVDGDELLFIIARDRHQTDRLSGGVVGTVMSNLGLEHALDAMGIPFARAPVGDRHVLERLQQDGWVLGGESSGHILCLDRASTGDGIVSALQVLAAVVRTGVSLHALKAGMNKCPQVLLNVPVVRRFEPGEDPRVSAAVTETEAQLGGRGRVLLRASGTEALIRVMVEGEDGPQVEAAAQQLAAVVREAAAAHA
- the folP gene encoding dihydropteroate synthase → MGILNITPDSFSDGGVFYASSNLRRAVEHAHAMVAAGATLLDVGGESTRPGAAAVSVEEELARVVPVIDALRREGLPAVISVDTSKPAVMRAAVAAGAGLINDVRALGADGALETAAELQVPVCLMHMQGQPRTMQQAPRYADVVGEVRAFLRERVRACEEAGIARERLILDPGFGFGKRLSHNLALLRGLPALLADGLPVLVGMSRKSMLGQLLGDAPVDARLHAGTAAAALAVYFGARIVRTHDVAATWDAVRVAAAVAQIER